Part of the Zingiber officinale cultivar Zhangliang chromosome 8A, Zo_v1.1, whole genome shotgun sequence genome, AGCATCATACCACATCTCGATTGCtaaacatggttggaaatttcaTGCCATGTTAGACAGCATGACCGAAATTATCATTTTGGTGAATTATCAAAAAACCTGATAGTCACTATAGACACGGGTAGTCTTTCATGTGTTGCTTGTATCAAATATCATACTTATGTTGATACTCAGCATGCTTCAACACACTCCAAAGCATGCCAAGGTGAATTGTCAACACACAGAATTGCATGTTGAAGTGTGTCAAGTGAAATAATATGATTTGATTCATTAAAATgtccatctttattttttaaagtaaaaaaaaaaaataaagtgaaagaaaattttaaaaaaaaaaagtaaaactcAGTATTCATCTCAACATGCTTAGCCACGTGTTGAAGTGAATCAAGGGTTGTCACATTATGTTAcaacaaaattttaattcaattgacTATTAATTTATTGCAATCAAGTTAGATTTCAAAATGAACAACGCgtttttccttttcaaatttagTCTTTCCTTTTAGCAACTCAATCTATTTGTAAATCTATAACAGGAAATAGCTATGTCAAATTTTAGCACATGCAAACTCTTACAATTCAGTCCAgagtaaataaaataaagatgTTGGGagataataacaataaaatgtagtagatcacaataaaaatgttaGCCCCTGCAAGAATACAAAACAATACTAAATCTACACTACgagtaaagtaaaaaaaataaaataaaactaaattttgtTTGCCTTGTATGTATTCAAGAGAGAAGGAACTAGGAAGAGTTAGATAGGGAAATACCTCTGGAGATATAGCTCGATGAACAAGGCGTGCTTGGGTGTGGAGGAACTCCAAGGTTTCTGCAATCTGAAGCATTCCATGTTTGACCTCTAAAAGCCCCATTTCCTAGACAAGTTGGAAAACATACAAAGCTTAAGAGGAAAATAAACAAAAGACCAATATAAGTCACTATAGAACTAGAATTACTCCCCTATAGAACTTGACACCAATATGAGTCCTTATAGAACTAGAATTACTTCCCTACATAAATAAAGACCAATATGAGCCCTTATAGAACTACAGTGACTAGAAAATGCACTGCTTCTTTGTCAACAATAATAGCCCACCTCTATTGAGGTGATTAGTTAGGTACTgtcaatttaatatttatttatctgGAATGCCTTTATCTGTTGGCccattatgtaatgatttttcaTCTTAGGGATATCAACTTGATCCGAGTCAAATGAGAGAAAGACTCTTTAGTTTACTAGGTTCGACCATTAAACAAAACACTAGAACCCAAGTATATATAGTTTGTCATCTAACCCTATACTCTTCCTTTATTAGCTCACAACTCTTCATGTGCGAGACTAGGCTAGGGTGTTATTTAAAATCTCACAATACCCCAAGTAAGTTGCAGCGTTGAGGCCCATGGTGGCTCTTGCATCCCACAAAAATGCCTTTATGACTACCTAATCATGTCTAGGTTTAGGCTCACTCTTACCAAGATGTGCAAATCTGCCAAAACAATGACAGTTTCCTGTCTAAGCTCATAAATTCTCTTAGCTGGCCCACAAATTTGACTGTGAAACCAAACTAGGTGTCACATGTGCAGTGATATTTCATAATTTAATTATCTAAACTGACATAAATGTTTGTTGGTATTTAGAAGAGGACCAATTTGACAGTCATGAAATTGTTCAATCAAACTAAACATCACATGTAGCCTATACATTTCTTGGCTTACATGTACCCACCTTACAGGTTGCAGAATATGCCAAACCAAGTGCCATGATGGACAACCACCTCTCCAATAACTTCATAGGTCATCATAAATATTACTAAACACAAAATGAGTAATAGAAAGTAGAAACTGATAAAACTATGGAAGACTAAAAAGATTACAGGGCTGAAAAGAACTAATAAAATTGTTGAGTTACAAGTGAAATTGTACCAATTATTTATGGCCAGTTATATGGATCCTATTACACTACCAAGCTCCATCTATGACTATATCAAAAATAATAGTTCGATAATTGATCATCGAATCATTTTTTAACAAATCAAGTAGATACATGTTGTCTACTGTTGAATTCCCTAGGAAGTTCCTCAAAATAGCAGTTATGATTTTCAACTTGTTTCCTTGCAGTATTTGTCTACTTCTGTGTACTATATAGTAGGGTAAGCATAATATTAGGCAAATTGCCAAACAAGCACCCACAATTATCAATAACAAAGCAAATGTGTTTTAAACTACATGGCCGGCCGATTAATGTTCTCACAAAAAGATTTAATTGCAATACTGCCATAAATTGGTATAGAAATAACCATGTCATATGGACTTCACAAATTGTAAAGCCAGTTATGAAAATCATGATTCATATACTTCTGTAAATAGAACTGGAAATTACACATCAATTTCCTGTGAAAATCATAAGTTGCTAAGACAACAAATAATAATAGAACAGAGTGGTAAAGACCAAGAGAGTATTTTCTTTTAGGTGTTGCAGAAACAAAGAAGTTATAGGGTACAACAtaataaagaaaaactaataaACAAGGAGGAAAGAGAATAAGCCCATGCTATGTATGCTAATTTGAGAATAATTCAAAGAAAACTGAATATCAGAtaaggagaaaagagaaaaaggtaGAACAGAAAATAGTTTGGTGGGAAGAGGAAAGTATTCATTAGTATATTGATAAGAAGATCACATCACAACCCAGGAAAGCAGTATGAGGTTCGATTTTGGTTCTGCATTAGAAAACCAGGTAATCATCCCCCCTCAAGGGGATTTGGCAATCAGTCTAATTAGGTTCATCATCGCTCTGGAATAGAGCAGCACTTCAATGTTGCGTTTATTCTGAATAGGTTCCTCGCACAAGGCATCATTCTACTCCTATCCACAGCTAGGATACCGTATGAAGAGTTAAATTTGTTAGAGCAATATGTGATCCAACTAATTCAAAAAGAAATCCCAGACCCACTCATACTAaggcaaaaaaaaacacaattggATTACGATTCTATTAAGCAGATTATCATCCCTATATTCAGTTAATCGATGAGAAACTAAAGTTGTtcattataaaatatatatatatataaagtccaCACCATGCCGTTGAGCTCCTTAGGGACGCGGGAAATGTTGTCTAGCTGGCCGAGGGCGTTGGCGACTGAAGCGAAGATCGGCTCAGTGACCATGGCGATCGCGTTCTTACTCTCGTCGAGGGCCTGGACGACGTGAAGGACGCCAGGGTGGCGGATTCGCACGAGGCGGGCGGCATCGGCCCGGATGAGGTCGAGGAAGGCATCCTCGGCAGCCTTGGAGAGGCCCGCGCGGGAGCGAGTCTCGGATAGGGCTCGCTTGTCGAGGAGCCAGACGGTGACGAGCGGATAAGGAGCAGAGGGGGCGGACGCGCGCGGGCGGCCGGAGAAGAGGCGCCAAACGAGGCCGGGGCCGCCGGAGCCGACCTGGTCGAGGAGATCATAGTCCTGCAGCGGCCGCGGTCCGGTCACCTCTTGCACAGTGGTATGGACAGTCTTCTCGATCACGGCGCCAGCCTTGGCCAGAGCCTGCGTCAGTGTCTTCATGTTCAAAGACATCCTCGCTCCTCCCCTTCTTCCTGGCCCAGATCTGATCACGAGGAGCGAGGACGGGGAAAATCTTGATGATTCTGCAAGTATAGAAGGGATGTGTTGGAGGTTTTGAACAGAAGCTGAGGGGGgagggagaagaaggaggaggagagcaCCGACAGAGGTGGCGGTGGCGTGGGCCGGCGGTGGTGATGGCGGTGGTCCTTTGTTTTATCGGACGACTCTGAATAGATGACTCCGCCCCCGTTGTAAGTCGGGTCGTGTTCTAAATCGCAACTCCTGGTGGTTGGGCCGTGGGATCCGTGGTTCCGAGCCGAGCGTCAACTTTCGTTCCCAATCCGCTAGTCTTCTCGGCTACTTCGGAATTAAGTAAACGTATTAGCGATTTTTCATTTTACCCCCGAACTATTCTCAAAATAACTTAGACAATTTATAATTGACAATGGAATATTTTAAATGACAAAGCttgaaattaaaatcttccattttcaagccattaattaattaattgagaaTGGAGTATTTATAAGACAATTAAAATCTTTGATTTTTTCAAGCCATTAATTAATTTGTTAATCAGTTTGCACTTTGAAAATCAATATAAAATGGATAAAAAATACCTTGCAATCAGAATTCTCATTAAAATAAACTCTTTCAAGCataaatatattaatattttaattaaaaaatacataCAGGGGATGCAAGCTATTTTATAAAacaatttaaagttaaatttttcaaCAAAATTAACTCTTTTGAATGCAAGAAATCAACAATATTTTACTAAGCATGTCTAAAGATAAAAATACTGTCAAATTCTTAATTTGAAAGTGCACACAAATTTATTAGCTAGCGccttaaaaaaattgataacaaaTAAACACAAGTTGATTATGGATCATTTACGACTTAATTTTTTATGAAATAAAGTTTGATTAGTTTCATTTAAGGTGCATAGATGTTAATATTGATCCAATTTTAAATAGTGTATATCTATTTTATGCTTCTTTTTTAGGGAAAAGTCCATTTATTAATCAGATTATGCCGCCTTTTAGACATTCAGATAGAACATGTAAAGTTTTTTTATGtccaacaaaatattttttgGTGAGTAATTTGACCATAAGCTAATTTACAAATCAATTTACATCCTTTTATGTCATTTTTTAAAGTGCAAATTCATTTGTAAATCAGTTTTGTATTTAAAATGAAAGCTTTGATTATTATAAATTTGTGTTAAAGCTCAAGTCTAATCTCTTACAGCTCAAAtatgtttttagttttcaatCTTAAATTATCTTTAATGATATTGTCTATAGCCTCTTATCTTCAAGTTTTCAACCGCTCAAAATTTCTCGTCTTAAAATCTACCTTGCTAAAAAAAATCAGTCCTTTCTTCTTCAATCAACTTTGATTCTATCTTTTTTTTACTAACCTTCAAGCACTCGAGCATAACATAACAAACTTAACTATCTCAAACCAGGAGTTTCATATGCACTCTAGCTACTATGTCCTTATACACTTAATATACACAATAGTATATAAAATTTAAGCCCATTTCTAAACATATTAAAACAACTTAGTCATTTAGTAAAATATAAATAAGTTGGTTGAACCTAACCATTTGTGAGTTTCATTGCAGCAATAATTTTGGTGTCAttaaataataaaagaataatatTGATATTTGGGCAAATTGTCATAAACTCCTTAATAGTAAACTCAACTTTCTCCTCAATTTCTACATCAGAATAATTTATTCTCACTCATTGCATACAAAAGTTTCTTTACTTCAACTTCATTTTAACTACCTAATGCACACCAATTTACCTGATTGTCTTCATTTTTTTTagatacaaaaagtctaaaatgaGATGTAATTCCTCTTAAATGTgataatctaatatattttctat contains:
- the LOC122011089 gene encoding SCY1-like protein 2, which encodes MSLNMKTLTQALAKAGAVIEKTVHTTVQEVTGPRPLQDYDLLDQVGSGGPGLVWRLFSGRPRASAPSAPYPLVTVWLLDKRALSETRSRAGLSKAAEDAFLDLIRADAARLVRIRHPGVLHVVQALDESKNAIAMVTEPIFASVANALGQLDNISRVPKELNGMEMGLLEVKHGMLQIAETLEFLHTQARLVHRAISPEGLTFLL